AGCCGGGCGGTGCGTATCTGGGTTCACCGGCTTTTGAAATAAACAAGTACCGCAAAGCATATATTCATTTCCGCAACCTCGAAACCATTGTGGAGCGGCTGGAGAAATTAGAGAAGGAGAAAGTGAGAGAGTGAGCGCTTTCTCACTTTCCTTTTATTTATCGGTGATTACTAATTTACCTGTTGCCGGACTCACCCCTCTTTCCCCTCTCTACTTGGTAGAGAGGGGATGAAAGGGGAGAGTTATTTGTCCCGCCTTGCGGGATGGCGCTTTTAGCGCTCATCGGTGATTACTAATTTGTCTATTGCAATGGTTTTGTTTTCTTCTGTCAGCCGAACGAAATACAGTCCGCTTGCGAGATTATCCCTACTAATTACGAATGAGAACGAATTACGAATTGCGAATTGTTTTACTTGCTGCCCGAAAGAATAAACTCCTTATCTTTGACACATCAATAATAAATATTATGAAAACAGTAATTTTAAATCTTCCCGAAAAAAATGAAAAATGGTTTGAAACCCTATTCAACCAGTTTCACATTAAGCATAAAATTTTGACTGAAGAAGCCAAAGAAGATTTGATCCTTGCTAAATTAATTGATGAAGCAATGAATGAAAAAGGCGAGGTCAAAAAGGATAAAGTATTTCAATTTGTGAAAAAACATGCAGAGTAGGTTTAAGCCCAAGTTCTGGAAGGACATTAATCGGGTGAAGAATGACAGGGAAATAATGTCTGCGCTTTATAAAATTTTTACGAATGTGGAAAATGCAGAAAGCGCAGATGAAATAAACAACATTAAGGAGTTAGAAAAATTTGATGCGCGATACAGAATAAAATTATCGCTTGACAAGAAAAGAGATTACAGAATAGGATTATATGTTCATGGCAAAACCGTTTGGTTTGCAAGATTCCTGCACAGAAATAAAATTTATGATGAGAACTGGTAGGCAGTTTTCATTCATCGGTGATTACTAATTTGTCTGTTGCCGGACTCACCCCTCTTTCCCCTCTCTACTTGGTAGAGAGGGGATGAAAGGGGAGAGTTATTTATCGGTGATTACTAATTTGTCTATTGCCATGGTTTTATTTTCTTCTGTCAGCCGAACGAAATACAGTCCGCTTGCGAGATTGTCACGGGAGAAAGTAACTGTCTGGGCTACTGTCTGCTGGCACGATGATAGAAAAATATTATTTTTTTATAAAAAGAAATTGTCCGCCTTCATCGCCTGTATTTTTAAGAGGATCTAAATGCGGGGTTTGGTCAGAATTGTTTACGACAGGAACTTTGAGGTTATCATATAACTGACCTATATCGTAATATTTATTTGTATTGTTCTCCAAATTTTTCAGAAGATAGTATGCAAAAACAGAATGACCATCTTTACCACCATCCATTACTGGTTCAATTCCTCCTGATGTTAATGCTTGCCGTGAGTATAAATTGTAAACTTTGGTATAATATTTTTCCGAATCCTCGAATGGAACTGTGATTGTGTTTCCTCTGAAAATATCTCCACTGAAGCAGGCATCAGAAATGAGCAAAGTATGTTTTGTTTTGATTGATGCTAAAAATGTTTGTATATCATTGTTTGAAATTAAATCCGAGGCGGCTTCTGTTTTTGCATCAATGGGAACCCAATATCCCTTGTTCATTGTTTTCTTGAAATCACCATGACCAGAAAAATAAATGAGTAGATTGTCATTTTCTGTTAAGGTGTTCACTAGGTTTTCAAAATCATTCATAATTGCTGTGCGGGTTGCCTGCTCGTCATAAAGAGTATAAAATTTATCTGTCTTGTA
The Bacteroidota bacterium DNA segment above includes these coding regions:
- a CDS encoding T9SS type A sorting domain-containing protein, with the protein product MFLSSCQQTVAQTVTFSRDNLASGLYFVRLTEENKTMAIDKLVITDK